The proteins below come from a single Pelecanus crispus isolate bPelCri1 chromosome 19, bPelCri1.pri, whole genome shotgun sequence genomic window:
- the LOC104031534 gene encoding 5-hydroxytryptamine receptor 3A-like isoform X1 codes for MMLAAVGALLALLPLASTLQSQAGTRRGGRLPEPAEPALRRLTHDLLAHYQKGTRPVRDWRTTTTVAIDLMVYAILSVDEKNQVLTTYIWYRQHWTDEFLRWDPAHFDNLTQISLPVESIWVPDILINEFVDVGKSPHIPYVYVGHHGEVQNLKPIQVMTACSLDIYNFPFDVQNCSLTFTSWLHHIRDINLSLWRQPELVKFDRSVFINQGEWELLYVLSRFQEFSVKSSDSYAEMKFYVVIRRRPLFYTVSLLLPSIFLMVMDIMGFYLPPNSGERVSFKITLLLGYSVFLIIVSDTLPATAVGTPLIGIYFVVCMALLVISLTETILIVRLVHKQDLQPHVPDWVKRLLLERATVLLCIRDRNKFSHSRTQSSDISRQVENNDSTAKLHHYGCEDPRERERVGGARPAPAVAVQAEGSPLMHGVLREIAAIRQFLEKREEFRDVAREWLQVGYVLDVLLFRAYLLAVLAYGVTLGTLWSLWRDA; via the exons ATGATGCTCGCCGCTGTCGGGGCGCTTCTGGCCCTGCTGCCTCTCGCCTCCACGCTGCAGAGCCAAG caggTACCCGGCGGGGGGGCCGGCTGCCGGAGCCTGCCGAGCCCGCCCTGCGCCGCCTGACCCACGACTTGCTGGCCCACTACCAGAAGGGCACCCGGCCCGTGCGGGACTGGCGAACGACCACCACCGTGGCCATCGACCTCATGGTCTACGCCATCCTCAGCGTG GATGAGAAGAACCAGGTGCTGACCACCTACATCTGGTACAGGCAG CACTGGACGGATGAATTCCTCAGGTGGGACCCGGCACACTTCGACAACCTGACGCAGATCTCCCTCCCCGTGGAGAGCATCTGGGTGCCCGACATCCTCATCAACGAGTT CGTGGATGTCGGCAAGTCCCCTCACATCCCCTACGTCTACGTTGGCCACCATGGGGAGGTGCAGAACCTCAAACCCATCCAGGTGATGACCGCCTGCAGCCTGGACATCTACAACTTCCCCTTCGACGTCCAGAACTGCTCGCTCACCTTCACCAGCTGGCTGCACCACA tCCGCGACATCAACCTCTCGCTGTGGCGGCAGCCGGAGCTGGTCAAGTTCGACCGGAGCGTCTTCATCAACCAGGGCGAGTGGGAGCTGCTCTACGTCCTCAGCCGCTTCCAGGAGTTCAGCGTCAAGAGCAGCGACAGCTACGCCGAGATGAAGTTCTAC GTAGTCATCCGGAGACGTCCCCTCTTCTACACCGTcagcctgctgctccccagcatcTTCCTGATGGTTATGGACATCATGGGCTTCTACCTACCTCCCAACAGTGGCGAGAGGGTCTCTTTCAAGATCACCCTCCTGCTGGGCTACTCGGTTTTCCTCATCATCGTATCCGACACGCTGCCGGCTACGGCGGTCGGCACCCCCTTGATAG GCATCTACTTTGTGGTGTGCATGGCGCTGCTCGTCATCAGCCTGACGGAGACCATCCTGATTGTGCGCCTGGTGCACAAGCAAGACCTGCAGCCCCACGTCCCCGACTGGGTGAAGCGCCTGCTGCTGGAACGAGCCACCGTCCTGCTCTGCATCCGGGACAGGAATAAATTCAGCCACAGCAGGACGCAGAGCTCGGACATCTCCAGGCAGGTGGAGAACAACGACAGCACAG CCAAGCTGCACCACTACGGCTGTGAGGACCCCCGGGAGCGCGAGAGGGTGGGGGGCGCGAGGCCCGCGCCGGCCGTCGCCGTCCAGGCGGAGGGCTCCCCGCTGATGCACGGCGTCCTGCGCGAGATCGCCGCCATCCGCCAGTTCCTGGAGAAACGCGAGGAGTTTCGCGACGTCGCCCGCGAGTGGCTGCAAGTGGGCTATGTGCTGGACGTCCTGCTCTTCCGGGCATACCTGTTGGCCGTCCTGGCCTACGGCGTCACGCTGGGCACCCTCTGGTCGCTGTGGCGGGACGCCTGA
- the LOC104031534 gene encoding 5-hydroxytryptamine receptor 3A-like isoform X2, translated as MMLAAVGALLALLPLASTLQSQGTRRGGRLPEPAEPALRRLTHDLLAHYQKGTRPVRDWRTTTTVAIDLMVYAILSVDEKNQVLTTYIWYRQHWTDEFLRWDPAHFDNLTQISLPVESIWVPDILINEFVDVGKSPHIPYVYVGHHGEVQNLKPIQVMTACSLDIYNFPFDVQNCSLTFTSWLHHIRDINLSLWRQPELVKFDRSVFINQGEWELLYVLSRFQEFSVKSSDSYAEMKFYVVIRRRPLFYTVSLLLPSIFLMVMDIMGFYLPPNSGERVSFKITLLLGYSVFLIIVSDTLPATAVGTPLIGIYFVVCMALLVISLTETILIVRLVHKQDLQPHVPDWVKRLLLERATVLLCIRDRNKFSHSRTQSSDISRQVENNDSTAKLHHYGCEDPRERERVGGARPAPAVAVQAEGSPLMHGVLREIAAIRQFLEKREEFRDVAREWLQVGYVLDVLLFRAYLLAVLAYGVTLGTLWSLWRDA; from the exons ATGATGCTCGCCGCTGTCGGGGCGCTTCTGGCCCTGCTGCCTCTCGCCTCCACGCTGCAGAGCCAAG gTACCCGGCGGGGGGGCCGGCTGCCGGAGCCTGCCGAGCCCGCCCTGCGCCGCCTGACCCACGACTTGCTGGCCCACTACCAGAAGGGCACCCGGCCCGTGCGGGACTGGCGAACGACCACCACCGTGGCCATCGACCTCATGGTCTACGCCATCCTCAGCGTG GATGAGAAGAACCAGGTGCTGACCACCTACATCTGGTACAGGCAG CACTGGACGGATGAATTCCTCAGGTGGGACCCGGCACACTTCGACAACCTGACGCAGATCTCCCTCCCCGTGGAGAGCATCTGGGTGCCCGACATCCTCATCAACGAGTT CGTGGATGTCGGCAAGTCCCCTCACATCCCCTACGTCTACGTTGGCCACCATGGGGAGGTGCAGAACCTCAAACCCATCCAGGTGATGACCGCCTGCAGCCTGGACATCTACAACTTCCCCTTCGACGTCCAGAACTGCTCGCTCACCTTCACCAGCTGGCTGCACCACA tCCGCGACATCAACCTCTCGCTGTGGCGGCAGCCGGAGCTGGTCAAGTTCGACCGGAGCGTCTTCATCAACCAGGGCGAGTGGGAGCTGCTCTACGTCCTCAGCCGCTTCCAGGAGTTCAGCGTCAAGAGCAGCGACAGCTACGCCGAGATGAAGTTCTAC GTAGTCATCCGGAGACGTCCCCTCTTCTACACCGTcagcctgctgctccccagcatcTTCCTGATGGTTATGGACATCATGGGCTTCTACCTACCTCCCAACAGTGGCGAGAGGGTCTCTTTCAAGATCACCCTCCTGCTGGGCTACTCGGTTTTCCTCATCATCGTATCCGACACGCTGCCGGCTACGGCGGTCGGCACCCCCTTGATAG GCATCTACTTTGTGGTGTGCATGGCGCTGCTCGTCATCAGCCTGACGGAGACCATCCTGATTGTGCGCCTGGTGCACAAGCAAGACCTGCAGCCCCACGTCCCCGACTGGGTGAAGCGCCTGCTGCTGGAACGAGCCACCGTCCTGCTCTGCATCCGGGACAGGAATAAATTCAGCCACAGCAGGACGCAGAGCTCGGACATCTCCAGGCAGGTGGAGAACAACGACAGCACAG CCAAGCTGCACCACTACGGCTGTGAGGACCCCCGGGAGCGCGAGAGGGTGGGGGGCGCGAGGCCCGCGCCGGCCGTCGCCGTCCAGGCGGAGGGCTCCCCGCTGATGCACGGCGTCCTGCGCGAGATCGCCGCCATCCGCCAGTTCCTGGAGAAACGCGAGGAGTTTCGCGACGTCGCCCGCGAGTGGCTGCAAGTGGGCTATGTGCTGGACGTCCTGCTCTTCCGGGCATACCTGTTGGCCGTCCTGGCCTACGGCGTCACGCTGGGCACCCTCTGGTCGCTGTGGCGGGACGCCTGA